One part of the Solanum dulcamara chromosome 8, daSolDulc1.2, whole genome shotgun sequence genome encodes these proteins:
- the LOC129898854 gene encoding probable serine/threonine-protein kinase PBL7 isoform X2: MGCFPCSGDGDASIKKPEKKIFQTSSNHKYKRVDHPHPKQDKPVASQFKVVKNEEAKIANRSTSKKDGGYSNIPPADGKIGGAKAQRFKFDQLIAATEDFKEDYFLGEGGFGKVYKGHLVDTGEIVAIKQLDPNGCQGVREFVVEVQTLSKADHSNLVKLIGCCAEGDQRLLVYEYMSLGSLEDHLFDPWPNQKPLDWNIRMKIAAGAARGLEYLHDKMTPPIIYRDLKCSNILLGEGFHPKLSDFGLAKVGPSGDKTHVSTRVMGTYGYCAPDYAMTGQLTFKSDIYSFGVVLLEIITGRRAIDYTKSAAEQNLVSWARPLFKDRKKFYKMADPALDGHYPIRSLYQALAIAAMCVQEQPNMRPPIVDIVTALNYLASLKYDPEIEPPIRKSYKSQSSQKSINDEETW; the protein is encoded by the exons ATGGGGTGTTTCCCTTGTTCTGGAGATGGAGATGCATCAATAAAGAAACCAGAGAAAAAGATATTTCAAACAAGTAGTAATCATAAATACAAAAGGGTTGATCACCCACACCCTAAACAAG ATAAGCCGGTGGCGAGCCAATTTAAAGTTGTGAAGAATGAAGAGGCTAAAATTGCAAATCGATCTACGTCTAAGAAAGATGGGGGTTATAGTAACATCCCTCCCGCAGATGGAAAAATAGGTGGTGCTAAGGCACAGAGGTTTAAATTCGATCAATTAATAGCTGCAACAGAAGATTTCAAGGAAGATTACTTCTTGGGAGAGGGAGGTTTTGGCAAAGTATATAAAGGTCATTTGGTGGATACTGGTGAG ATTGTAGCAATCAAACAACTCGATCCAAATGGATGTCAAGGAGTTAGGGAATTTGTTGTTGAAGTACAGACACTAAGTAAGGCTGATCATTCTAATCTTGTTAAACTAATTGGTTGTTGTGCTGAGGGAGATCAGAGGCTATTGGTCTACGAGTACATGTCTCTTGGTTCATTGGAAGACCATTTGTTTG ACCCCTGGCCAAATCAAAAACCTCTTGATTGGAACATTAGAATGAAGATAGCTGCAGGTGCCGCAAGAGGCCTGGAATATTTACATGACAAGATGACACCTCCTATTATTTACCGCGATCTGAAATGCTCCAATATTCTACTTGGTGAGGGATTCCACCCCAAGTTATCTGATTTTGGTTTGGCTAAAGTGGGTCCTAGTGGAGACAAGACCCATGTTTCCACCAGAGTGATGGGCACATATGGATACTGTGCACCAGATTATGCTATGACTGGCCAACTAACATTCAAGTCCGATATCTATAGTTTTGGGGTTGTTCTTCTGGAGATAATCACAGGCAGAAGAGCGATTGACTATACAAAATCTGCTGCTGAGCAAAACCTGGTTTCTTGG GCAAGACCATTATTCAAAGACAGGAAGAAATTCTACAAGATGGCAGATCCAGCACTTGATGGTCACTATCCAATTAGGAGCTTATACCAAGCTCTTGCAATTGCTGCAATGTGTGTCCAGGAGCAACCTAATATGCGCCCTCCAATTGTTGATATCGTCACTGCTTTGAACTACCTTGCCTCCTTAAAGTATGATCCTGAAATCGAGCCTCCTATCCGGAAGTCATACAAAAGTCAATCTTCTCAGAAATCTATAAACGATGAAGAAACCTGGTAA
- the LOC129898854 gene encoding probable serine/threonine-protein kinase PBL7 isoform X1 codes for MGCFPCSGDGDASIKKPEKKIFQTSSNHKYKRVDHPHPKQVDKPVASQFKVVKNEEAKIANRSTSKKDGGYSNIPPADGKIGGAKAQRFKFDQLIAATEDFKEDYFLGEGGFGKVYKGHLVDTGEIVAIKQLDPNGCQGVREFVVEVQTLSKADHSNLVKLIGCCAEGDQRLLVYEYMSLGSLEDHLFDPWPNQKPLDWNIRMKIAAGAARGLEYLHDKMTPPIIYRDLKCSNILLGEGFHPKLSDFGLAKVGPSGDKTHVSTRVMGTYGYCAPDYAMTGQLTFKSDIYSFGVVLLEIITGRRAIDYTKSAAEQNLVSWARPLFKDRKKFYKMADPALDGHYPIRSLYQALAIAAMCVQEQPNMRPPIVDIVTALNYLASLKYDPEIEPPIRKSYKSQSSQKSINDEETW; via the exons ATGGGGTGTTTCCCTTGTTCTGGAGATGGAGATGCATCAATAAAGAAACCAGAGAAAAAGATATTTCAAACAAGTAGTAATCATAAATACAAAAGGGTTGATCACCCACACCCTAAACAAG TAGATAAGCCGGTGGCGAGCCAATTTAAAGTTGTGAAGAATGAAGAGGCTAAAATTGCAAATCGATCTACGTCTAAGAAAGATGGGGGTTATAGTAACATCCCTCCCGCAGATGGAAAAATAGGTGGTGCTAAGGCACAGAGGTTTAAATTCGATCAATTAATAGCTGCAACAGAAGATTTCAAGGAAGATTACTTCTTGGGAGAGGGAGGTTTTGGCAAAGTATATAAAGGTCATTTGGTGGATACTGGTGAG ATTGTAGCAATCAAACAACTCGATCCAAATGGATGTCAAGGAGTTAGGGAATTTGTTGTTGAAGTACAGACACTAAGTAAGGCTGATCATTCTAATCTTGTTAAACTAATTGGTTGTTGTGCTGAGGGAGATCAGAGGCTATTGGTCTACGAGTACATGTCTCTTGGTTCATTGGAAGACCATTTGTTTG ACCCCTGGCCAAATCAAAAACCTCTTGATTGGAACATTAGAATGAAGATAGCTGCAGGTGCCGCAAGAGGCCTGGAATATTTACATGACAAGATGACACCTCCTATTATTTACCGCGATCTGAAATGCTCCAATATTCTACTTGGTGAGGGATTCCACCCCAAGTTATCTGATTTTGGTTTGGCTAAAGTGGGTCCTAGTGGAGACAAGACCCATGTTTCCACCAGAGTGATGGGCACATATGGATACTGTGCACCAGATTATGCTATGACTGGCCAACTAACATTCAAGTCCGATATCTATAGTTTTGGGGTTGTTCTTCTGGAGATAATCACAGGCAGAAGAGCGATTGACTATACAAAATCTGCTGCTGAGCAAAACCTGGTTTCTTGG GCAAGACCATTATTCAAAGACAGGAAGAAATTCTACAAGATGGCAGATCCAGCACTTGATGGTCACTATCCAATTAGGAGCTTATACCAAGCTCTTGCAATTGCTGCAATGTGTGTCCAGGAGCAACCTAATATGCGCCCTCCAATTGTTGATATCGTCACTGCTTTGAACTACCTTGCCTCCTTAAAGTATGATCCTGAAATCGAGCCTCCTATCCGGAAGTCATACAAAAGTCAATCTTCTCAGAAATCTATAAACGATGAAGAAACCTGGTAA
- the LOC129900423 gene encoding uncharacterized protein LOC129900423, with protein sequence MTSASSQRPAFGLSNLRKTVTWLFITLLIIYLLYSFNLILNKDSPECTNSLPSSSELSTKESFSTKFPQTPPSDNSKNSTSISLQENTGEPETGLKHIVFGIAASSNLWDKRKEYIKLWWRPGEMRGVVWLDKNVTIKKDEELPEIRISENTTKFLYTNRQGNRSALRISRVVSETIRLDPKNVRWFLMGDDDTVFNVDNVVRVLSKYDHNQYYYIGSSSESHIQNIFFSYAMAYGGGGFAISYPLAKELEKIQDRCLQRYPGLYGSDDRIQACMAELGVPLTREPGFHQYDVYGNLLGLLGAHPVTPLVSIHHLDVVDPIIPRMSRVDGLRRLFESMKYDTSSIMQQSICYDKQKYWSISVSWGYVVQITRGNISPRELEMPTRTFLNWYKRADYTAYAFNTRPVTKHPCQKPFVYYIGAAKYDRSKNQIVGIYHRHRESYPYCRWKIESPESINAIVVLKRPDNNRWQTAARRDCCKVLPSNNSYLYIWVGSCRAGETSEM encoded by the exons ATGACATCTGCTTCTTCGCAACGACCAGCATTTGGCCTAAGCAATCTTCGCAAAACTGTAACCTGGCTATTCATCACACTGTTAATCATCTATCTTCTTTACTCTTTTAATCTGATTCTCAATAAAGATTCCCCTGAGTGTACCAATTCTTTGCCTTCCTCATCAGAATTATCCACAAAGGAATCATTTTCCACAAAATTCCCTCAAACTCCACCATCTGATAATTCCAAAAATTCAACTTCTATTTCTCTTCAAGAAAATACAGGGGAGCCTGAAACAGGGCTCAAACACATTGTATTTGGGATCGCCGCGTCTAGCAACTTGTGGGATAAAAGAAAAGAGTATATAAAATTATGGTGGAGACCAGGGGAAATGAGAGGTGTTGTTTGGTTAGATAAAAATGTTACAATAAAGAAAGATGAAGAGTTGCCTGAAATTCGAATATCGGAGAACACGACTAAGTTTTTGTACACGAATAGACAGGGGAACAGATCGGCTCTGAGGATTTCCAGGGTTGTTTCGGAGACAATAAGGTTGGATCCTAAAAATGTGAGATGGTTCTTAATGGGAGATGATGATACAGTGTTTAATGTGGACAATGTTGTTAGAGTTCTTTCTAAATATGATCATAATCAGTATTATTACATTGGGAGTTCTTCagaaagtcatattcagaacatTTTTTTCTCATATGCAATGGCATATGGTGGAGGTGGATTTGCTATAAGTTATCCATTGGCAAAAGAATTAGAGAAGATTCAAGATCGATGCCTTCAACGATATCCTGGATTGTACGGTAGTGATGACAGAATTCAAGCTTGCATGGCTGAGCTCGGGGTCCCCCTTACGCGAGAACCTGGATTTCATCAG TATGATGTGTATGGGAACTTGCTAGGCCTATTGGGAGCACATCCTGTAACACCTCTAGTATCAATTCACCATCTTGATGTAGTGGATCCTATAATCCCAAGGATGAGCAGAGTTGATGGACTCCGACGCCTTTTTGAATCAATGAAATATGACACTTCAAGCATAATGCAGCAGTCAATCTGCTACGACAAGCAGAAATACTGGTCTATTTCAGTGTCGTGGGGCTACGTGGTTCAGATCACGAGGGGTAATATCTCTCCAAGAGAATTAGAAATGCCCACAAGAACATTTCTCAACTGGTACAAAAGAGCTGATTACACAGCCTATGCATTCAACACTAGGCCTGTGACAAAGCACCCGTGCCAGAAGCCTTTCGTGTACTACATAGGTGCAGCCAAATATGACCGAAGCAAGAATCAGATCGTTGGGATTTATCATCGTCATAGAGAGTCGTACCCTTATTGCAGATGGAAAATTGAGTCACCTGAGAGTATCAATGCAATTGTTGTGCTGAAAAGGCCAGATAATAACCGTTGGCAGACG GCAGCAAGAAGGGATTGCTGTAAAGTTCTACCATCAAACAACTCCTATTTGTACATTTGGGTAGGCAGTTGCAGAGCAGGCGAAACGAGTGAAATGTAG